AAATGCGCTCCTTCGGCGTGCGCACGTAGTCGCGTTCCGGCACGTAGTTCACCGGAATGAGGTTGACGTGGCACAGCATCCCTTTCAGCAGCGTGCCGAGCTCCTCGGCGTGCTCGGGCTGGTCGTTGACCCCGTTGATCAGCGCGTACTCGAACGTGATGCGCCTTCCCGTTTTCTCGATATAATACCGGCAGGCGTCCATGACGTCCGCGAACGGGAAGCGCCGATTGACCGGCATCAGCTTCGAGCGGAGCGCGTCGTTCGGGGCGTGGATCGATATCGCCAGGTTGATCTGCGTGTTCCAATCCGCGAATTCGCGGATTTGCGGCACGATGCCGCTCGTCGACACGGTGATGTGGCGCTGGCCGATTTTCATTCCTTTGTCGTGCATCATGAGCGTCAGGAACGCTTTCGTAGCTTCATAGTTTTCGAAAGGCTCTCCGGAGCCCATGACGACGATGGAGCTGATCCGCTCGTTCGTCGCGTCCAAGAGGCGCTGCGCGTAGACGACCTGCGCCACGATTTCGCCGGCGTACAGGTTGCGCTTAAGACCGCCGAGCGTCGACGCGCAGAACGTGCAGCCGATGCGGCAGCCGACCTGCGTCGTGACGCAAATGCTGATGCCGTAATTGTGGCGCATGACGACCGTCTCGATCGCGTGGTTGTCGTAGAGGCCGAACAAAAACTTGATCGTGCCGTCCTTCGATTCCAGCTTCGTGATTTCGTTCAGCGTCACGAATTGATAATGCTCCGCGAGCTTGTCGCGCAGCCCCTTCGACAAATTCGTCATCTCCTCGAAAGAGACGACCCGTTTGGCGTACAGCCATTCGAAAATTTGGCCGGCGCGGAACGCGGGCTCCCCTTGTTCCTTCAGCCAGTCCTGCAGCGCCTCCAAAGTCAGATCGTATATGAACGGCTTCTCCGGAAGCTGAATGTCTTTCTTCATGCGTATGATCCCCGCCTTCTTAGGTCCCCCGGACTCGGAACGACATGCTCGTCCCGGACCGCCGAAACTCTTCTTTCTATTGTAAACGTTCGTCCGCTATTTTAACACAAGCTTCACGGCGCCGCATGGGGCGACCGAACGAGCCTCGCCATGAAAAAGCCGTCGGAGCCGAATTGCTCCGGCGTTACCCGCAGCATGCCGGGGCCGGCCGCGCACGCCTCCGCCACCTTCGGCGGAATGCCTGAGGGCAGCCGCGGATCCGGCGCGAATTCGGGATGCTCCGCGAGGAACGCGGCGATCTGCTCCTCGTTCTCCTTCGGCTCGAGCGTGCACGTGCTGTATACGAGCGCCCCGCCGGGCTTCACGAGCTTCGCGGCGGAGCGGAGAATCGCCTTCTGCGTCTCCGCGATGGCGTCGACGTCGCCCCTCGTCTTCGTCCATTTGATGTCCGGCTTGCGGCGGATGACGCCGAAGCCGGAGCACGGCGCGTCGAGCAGGACGCGGTCGAACGAGCCCGCCTCGAACCGCTCATGCAGCTTCGCGGCGTCGATGACGACCGTCTCGACGCTGCGAAGGCCGAGCCGTCGCGCCGCGGCGTCGATCAGCTCCCGCTTGTGCGGGTGGATGTCGCAGGCGATTATCTCGCCCTCGTCCTCCATCCGCTCCGCCAGGTGCGTCGATTTCCCGCCGGGCGCGGCGCAGCAGTCGAGCACGCGCATGCCCGGCTCCGGGTCGACGAGCGCGGCGACGAGCATCGAGCTTTCGTCCTGCACGGTGCACAGGCCTTGCGCGTACGCGTCGCCGTGCGCCGCGTTGCCGCCGCTCGTCACGACGACGCCGTCGTAGCTGACCGCGGACGGCTCCGCCGCGACGCCGCTCGCCGCGAGCCGCTCGATCAGCTCGGCGCGGGTCAGCTTCAGCCGGTTGACGCGGACGCTCGCCTTCGGCGGCTCGTTGTTCGCGGCGGCGATTCTCCCGGCGCGCTCCGCGCCGAACGCGCGCACCCATTCCCGGATCAGCCATTCCGGGTGGGATTCCTCGAACGCGATGCGCGCCGCGTCATCGAGACCGGCCGGCGCCGCAGGCCGCCCCGGATTCGCGGCGAGCTTCCGCAGCACCGCGTTCACGAGGCCGGAGACGCCGGCATGGCCGCGCCGCCTCGCGATCGACACCGCTTCGCTGACGGCGGCGTGCGCCGGCACCCTATCGAGGTACAGCAGCTGGTAGGCGCTGAGCCGCAGCAGGCTGCGCACCCACGGCTGGAGCTTCGATACGCCTTTGGCGAGATGCGCCCCCAGCACCGCGTCGATCGTCTGCAGCCGCTGGATCGTGCCGTACACGAGCTCCGTCGCGAGGCCCGCCTCCCGCGGCTCGGGCTTATGGCGCGTCAGGGCGGCGTTCAACGCTAGGTTGCTGTACGCGCCCTCCTGCTCGACGGCCGTCAGCGCTTCGAGCGCGATCTCCCGCGCGCCGAGCGGCTTCTTCGGCGGCCGCTGCCCCGGCTTGCCCGCGGGCTTGCCTCCGGGCTTGTTCGCAGCCGACTGATTCGGAGCGGACTTCTTCGGAGCGGGCTTCTTCGGCGGCTTTGGCGTCGGTCCGCTCATCGCGTCTCCTCCGCCGCCGCGCCGAGCGCGTCGCCTTTCTTCATTTGGCCGCCCTTCACGAATTCGGCGACGGGCAGCGCCTTCTTGCCGGCCGGCTGCACCTCGGTCGCGACGAACACGCCGTCGCCGGTCGCGACGGCGAGGCCTTCCGGTCCGATATCAAGCACGGTGCCCGGCGCCGCGGAGACGGCCCGTCCCGGCTCCGGCCGCTTCGCCTTCCATATTTTGAACACGTCGCCGTTCCAGAACGTGAACGCTCCCGGTCTCGGAGACAGACCGCGCAGCTGGTTGTAGATGTCCGCCGCGCTCCGCGACCAATCGATCCGCTCGTCGTCGCGCGTAAGGTTCGGCGAATACGTCGCTTCCGCCTCGTTCTGCGGCGTGCGCGGCGCCGTCCCGTCCAAAATAGACGGCACCGTCTCGAGCAGCAGCTTCGCCCCGACCTCGCTCAGCCGCTCGAACACGACGCCGGCGTCGTCGTCCGGGCCGATGGCGAGCTCCGCCTTCGCGATCATATCGCCGGTGTCTAACCCCTCGGCCATGTACATGATCGTCACGCCGGTGACCGATTCGCCGTTCATGATCGCCCGCTGGATCGGCGCGCCGCCGCGATATTTCGGCAGCAGCGAGCCGTGGACGTTAATGCAGCCGTATTTCGGCAGCTCGAGCACCGATTTCGGCAAAATTTGTCCGTACGCCGCCGTCACGATGAGATCCGGCTCATACGCCGCAAGCGCCGCGACCGCATCGCTCGCGCGCAGCTTCGGCGGCTGCAGCACCGGCAGCCCGAGCCGCAGCGCCTCCTCCTTCACGGGCGTCGGCGTGAGCGTCTTCTTGCGGCCGGTCGGGCGGTCCGGCTGCGTCACGACGGCCGTCACCCGGTAGCCGGCGTCCATCAACGCACGAAGGGACGGCACGGCAAAGTCCGGCGTCCCCATGAATACGATATTCGGTTCGTTCCTCATACGACGTCTTCATCCTCTTCGTCGCGGCTCGGCTCATAGACGCGGTCGGCGATGTCGATGAACAGGATGCCGTTCAAATGATCGATTTCGTGCTGGAACGCCCTGGCCAGGAAGCCCGATACGTCCATGACGACTTCTTGCCCGTTGCGGTCGAGCCCTTTGACCTTCAGCTTCTCCTTGCGGCGGACGTCGCCCTGCAGCCCGGGGATGCTCAGGCACCCCTCCGGCCCGAATTGCTCCCCGCTCGATTCCAAGATTTCCGGATTGACCATCTCGATCAAGCCGTGCTCGTCGCCGACGTCGATGACGATGACGCGCTTCGAGATGCCGATCTGCGGCGCGGCGAGCCCGACGCCCGGGGCGTCGTACATCGTCTCCGCCATATCGGTGAGCAGTTTTTGAATGTTCGGCGTAATTTTCGGCACCGGCTTCGCCACTTCCCGAAGCACCGGGTCCGGATGTTTGACGATCAAGCGAATCGCCATTGTCGGTAGCCCCTTTCGTTATCGAACGACCCCCTCCCTTCGCGGGAGGCGGGCAGATTGGATATATCATTTACATCAGCATTTGCGGATCCATATCGAGCTGAATGCTCAGCTTCGCCTTGCGGATGTCTTCGCCGAGCGCGTCCGCGGACGCGCGCAGCGCCTCCGCCACGCCGGCGTCTCCCCGATATTTTACCATGCATTGGAACCGATATCTATCTTTCAGTTTCGGGATCGGCGACGGCACGGGCCCGAGCAGCTCGGCGGCGAGGCCGTCCCCCCGGCGCTCGGCGAACCGCCGTTTCAGCTCGGTCGCGAACCGCTCGCTGCACGGCACGAGCCGCGAGATGTCCTCGTGCGACAGCGTCGCGAGCGCCAGGCGGCAGTACGGCGGGTAACCCAGCTCCCGGCGGGACAGCAGCTCGCGCCGGGCGAAGCCCCGGAAATCGTGCTTCGCCGCGAATTGGATGCTGTAATGCTCCGGCGTGTACGTCTGGACGACGACTTCGCCGGGCAGCTTGTGGCGGCCCGCGCGGCCGGCCACCTGGGTCAGCAGCTGGAACGTCCGCTCCGCCGCCCGGAAATCCGGAATGCGGAGCACCGTATCCGCGCTGATGACCCCGACGAGCGTCACGTCGGGAAAATCGAGCCCCTTCGCGACCATCTGCGTGCCCAGCAGCACGTCGGCTTGCTTATCGCGGAAGGCGGCGAGCAGCTTCTCGTGCGCCCCCTTCTGCGACGTCGTGTCGACGTCCATTCGGATGACGCGGATGCCCGGGAACAGCTTCGCGAGCTCCTCCTCGACGCGCTGCGTGCCTGCGCCGAAATGGCGGATATGCTCGCTTTGGCAGCTCGGGCACTGCGACGCTTCGCGCTCTGTGTAGCCGCAGTAGTGGCAGCGCGAGTGCCGGCTCGTCCGATGGTACGTCAGCGTAATGTCGCAGTGCGGACACTGCGCCGTATAACCGCATGAGCGGCACATGACGAACGTCGCGTAGCCGCGCCGGTTGAGCAGCAGCACCGTCTGCTCGCCGCGCTCGAGCCGCTCGCCGATCGCCTCTCGCAGCCGGTTGCTGAACATCGCCCGGTTGCCGTCGCGCAGCTCCTGCCGCATGTCGACGATCGTGACCTCGGGCAGCGGGCGTCCTTCGACGCGCTCCGTCATTTCGAGCAGCGTGAAAACGCCGCGGTGCGCGTCGAGGTACGTCTCGAGCGACGGCGTCGCCGAGCCGAGCACGACGGCGGCGCCGTGCTGCGCCCCGCGCTCGAGCGCGACGTCGCGGGCGTGATATTTCGGCGACTCTTCTTGTTTATAGGAAGATTCATGCTCTTCGTCGATAATGATAAGACCAATGTTCGTGAACGGCGCGAAAATCGCGGACCGGGCGCCGATCGCGATTTTCACCTGGCGGCGGGCGATTTTGCGCCATTCGTCGTACCGCTCGCCATGCGAGAGGCGGCTGTGCATGACGGCCACCTCGTCGCCGAACCGGCCCTTGAACGCGTTCACCGTTTGGGGCGTGAGCGAAATTTCGGGCACGAGCAGGATCGCTTCGCGCCCCGCGTCGAGGCACGCCTGCATCGCCTGCAGGTACACCTCGGTTTTGCCGCTGCCGGTCACCCCGTGCAGCAGGAACGGCGCGTAGGCGCGGCTGCGAATCGCTTCCTTCACCGGCGCGAGCGCGGCGGCCTGCGCCTCCGTCAGCGGCAGCGGCTGCGACGCGGCGAAGCGGCGGTTCGCGTACGGGTCGCGCGCCACCTCGCGCTCTTCGACGGCGACAAGCCCCTTCGCCTCGAGCGCCTTGACGGCGGACGGGCCGATGCCTTCGCGGGCGAGCTCCGCGAGCGCTTCGCCGTCGAAGCCGCCCGCGATGCCGCCCGCCTCCTCCGCCGACGCCATCCGCTCGAGCAGCTCCGCCTGCTTCGGCGCGCGCCGCCGGAGCGATTCGGCCGCTTCGCGCAGCGCTTCCGCGCCGGCGGCCGGCCGGACGAACAGCTGCGTCTTCGCGCCGAGCCGGTCCTTCACCTGCTTCGATTCGGTCAAGAGGCCGAGCCCGATCGCCAGATGCAGCTCTTCCGCCCGGTCGGCGAACGCCTGCATGAGCGCCTGCTCGGACACCGAGCCGCGCCGGGCGACGTATTCGAGCACGCCGCGCGCCGCCTCCGGCGTTCCCGGCGCGCCTGGCGGCACCGCCGCCTCGTACACCGTCTCCGTCTTCGTCTTGAGCGCGCTCGGCAGCAGCGCCGCGAGCGCCGTATATTGCGGGCACACGTATTTGCGGCTGAGCCACGAAGCGAGCTCGAGCAGCTCCGCGGTCACGACCGGAGCCGCGTCCAGCACGCCCTTCAGCGGCTTCAGCTTGGCCGGATCCATGTCGGTCGTCTCCGCCACGCCGACGACGAACCCTTGCAGCACGCGCGGGCCGAACGGCACCCCGACGCGCACGCCGGGCTTCACGAGCGGCCGAACGCGCTCCGGCACCAAATAATCGAACGGCCGGTCCGTGTCCCGGGCCGGCGCGTCGACGATCACTTTAGCGATCATGTAGAAGTCTCCCTTGCCTCGGACGCCGACGACGCTCCGGACGCCCCCGCAGACGCCCCTGTGGACGTCCCTGCGTTCGCCGCCGCGGCGCGCGCCGCGAACGCCTCGCGCCCGATCGTCAGCAGCCGATCGGCGACCGACCGCTTCGATTGCAGCGGCAGCTCCTCGACGAGCCCGTCCGCCGTAAAGACGGACACGGCGTTCGTATCGTGCCCGAAGCCGACGCCGGGCTGCGACACGTCATTCGCGACGATGAAGTCGGCGCGCTTCGAGGCCGCCTTCAGGACGGCGTATTGCGCCACATCGTGCGTCTCGGCCGCGAAGCCGATCAGCACTTGGTCCGGCCGCTTGCGCGCCCCGAGCTCCTTCAGGATGTCGGGCGTCCGTTCGAGCGTGAGCGTCATCTCGTCGGCGCTTTTCTTAAGTTTGCGGTCCGCTCGCGCGGCCGGACGGTAATCGGCGACCGCCGCCGCCTTCACGACGATGTCCGTCTCGGGAAAGCGCGCCAGCACGGCGTCGTACATGTCCTGCGCCGA
The window above is part of the Paenibacillus sp. genome. Proteins encoded here:
- the rlmN gene encoding 23S rRNA (adenine(2503)-C(2))-methyltransferase RlmN, which translates into the protein MKKDIQLPEKPFIYDLTLEALQDWLKEQGEPAFRAGQIFEWLYAKRVVSFEEMTNLSKGLRDKLAEHYQFVTLNEITKLESKDGTIKFLFGLYDNHAIETVVMRHNYGISICVTTQVGCRIGCTFCASTLGGLKRNLYAGEIVAQVVYAQRLLDATNERISSIVVMGSGEPFENYEATKAFLTLMMHDKGMKIGQRHITVSTSGIVPQIREFADWNTQINLAISIHAPNDALRSKLMPVNRRFPFADVMDACRYYIEKTGRRITFEYALINGVNDQPEHAEELGTLLKGMLCHVNLIPVNYVPERDYVRTPKERIFDFKRILESKQVNTTIRREQGHDIAAACGQLRAKHMESTAR
- the rsmB gene encoding 16S rRNA (cytosine(967)-C(5))-methyltransferase RsmB gives rise to the protein MSGPTPKPPKKPAPKKSAPNQSAANKPGGKPAGKPGQRPPKKPLGAREIALEALTAVEQEGAYSNLALNAALTRHKPEPREAGLATELVYGTIQRLQTIDAVLGAHLAKGVSKLQPWVRSLLRLSAYQLLYLDRVPAHAAVSEAVSIARRRGHAGVSGLVNAVLRKLAANPGRPAAPAGLDDAARIAFEESHPEWLIREWVRAFGAERAGRIAAANNEPPKASVRVNRLKLTRAELIERLAASGVAAEPSAVSYDGVVVTSGGNAAHGDAYAQGLCTVQDESSMLVAALVDPEPGMRVLDCCAAPGGKSTHLAERMEDEGEIIACDIHPHKRELIDAAARRLGLRSVETVVIDAAKLHERFEAGSFDRVLLDAPCSGFGVIRRKPDIKWTKTRGDVDAIAETQKAILRSAAKLVKPGGALVYSTCTLEPKENEEQIAAFLAEHPEFAPDPRLPSGIPPKVAEACAAGPGMLRVTPEQFGSDGFFMARLVRSPHAAP
- the fmt gene encoding methionyl-tRNA formyltransferase → MRNEPNIVFMGTPDFAVPSLRALMDAGYRVTAVVTQPDRPTGRKKTLTPTPVKEEALRLGLPVLQPPKLRASDAVAALAAYEPDLIVTAAYGQILPKSVLELPKYGCINVHGSLLPKYRGGAPIQRAIMNGESVTGVTIMYMAEGLDTGDMIAKAELAIGPDDDAGVVFERLSEVGAKLLLETVPSILDGTAPRTPQNEAEATYSPNLTRDDERIDWSRSAADIYNQLRGLSPRPGAFTFWNGDVFKIWKAKRPEPGRAVSAAPGTVLDIGPEGLAVATGDGVFVATEVQPAGKKALPVAEFVKGGQMKKGDALGAAAEETR
- the def gene encoding peptide deformylase → MAIRLIVKHPDPVLREVAKPVPKITPNIQKLLTDMAETMYDAPGVGLAAPQIGISKRVIVIDVGDEHGLIEMVNPEILESSGEQFGPEGCLSIPGLQGDVRRKEKLKVKGLDRNGQEVVMDVSGFLARAFQHEIDHLNGILFIDIADRVYEPSRDEEDEDVV
- the priA gene encoding primosomal protein N'; the protein is MIAKVIVDAPARDTDRPFDYLVPERVRPLVKPGVRVGVPFGPRVLQGFVVGVAETTDMDPAKLKPLKGVLDAAPVVTAELLELASWLSRKYVCPQYTALAALLPSALKTKTETVYEAAVPPGAPGTPEAARGVLEYVARRGSVSEQALMQAFADRAEELHLAIGLGLLTESKQVKDRLGAKTQLFVRPAAGAEALREAAESLRRRAPKQAELLERMASAEEAGGIAGGFDGEALAELAREGIGPSAVKALEAKGLVAVEEREVARDPYANRRFAASQPLPLTEAQAAALAPVKEAIRSRAYAPFLLHGVTGSGKTEVYLQAMQACLDAGREAILLVPEISLTPQTVNAFKGRFGDEVAVMHSRLSHGERYDEWRKIARRQVKIAIGARSAIFAPFTNIGLIIIDEEHESSYKQEESPKYHARDVALERGAQHGAAVVLGSATPSLETYLDAHRGVFTLLEMTERVEGRPLPEVTIVDMRQELRDGNRAMFSNRLREAIGERLERGEQTVLLLNRRGYATFVMCRSCGYTAQCPHCDITLTYHRTSRHSRCHYCGYTEREASQCPSCQSEHIRHFGAGTQRVEEELAKLFPGIRVIRMDVDTTSQKGAHEKLLAAFRDKQADVLLGTQMVAKGLDFPDVTLVGVISADTVLRIPDFRAAERTFQLLTQVAGRAGRHKLPGEVVVQTYTPEHYSIQFAAKHDFRGFARRELLSRRELGYPPYCRLALATLSHEDISRLVPCSERFATELKRRFAERRGDGLAAELLGPVPSPIPKLKDRYRFQCMVKYRGDAGVAEALRASADALGEDIRKAKLSIQLDMDPQMLM